One segment of Herbaspirillum hiltneri N3 DNA contains the following:
- a CDS encoding SMR family transporter, with product MHPYLLLGIAIVAEVIATSALRAAEGFARLVPSIVVVIGYAVAFLCLSLTLKSIPVGIVYAIWSGLGIVLISVVAYFLYGQSLDLPAIIGMGLILVGVVVLNLFSKSAVH from the coding sequence ATGCATCCCTATTTATTGCTGGGCATCGCCATCGTGGCCGAAGTCATTGCCACCTCCGCCCTGCGCGCCGCCGAGGGCTTTGCGCGCCTGGTGCCGTCGATCGTGGTGGTCATCGGTTATGCAGTGGCGTTTCTGTGCCTGTCGCTGACGTTGAAATCGATCCCGGTCGGCATCGTGTATGCGATCTGGTCGGGGCTGGGGATCGTGCTGATTTCGGTGGTGGCGTATTTCCTGTACGGCCAGTCGCTGGATCTGCCGGCCATCATCGGCATGGGATTGATTCTGGTCGGCGTCGTCGTGCTCAACCTGTTTTCAAAATCGGCCGTGCACTGA